A region from the Riemerella anatipestifer genome encodes:
- the alaS gene encoding alanine--tRNA ligase: MTSQQIRQAFLDFFKSKEHLIVPSAPIVLKDDPTLMFSNSGMTQFKDYFLGYKTPKAPRIADTQKCLRVSGKHNDLDDVGRDTYHHTMFEMLGNWSFGNYFKKEAIAFAWELLTEVYKIPKENLYVTIFEGDATENLERDQEAYNCWKSYIAEDRILNGNKKDNFWEMGESGPCGPCSEIHIDLRSEEEKSKVSGKDLVNQDHPQVIEVWNLVFMEFNRKADGSLEKLPAQHVDTGMGFERLCMALQGKTSNYDTDVFTPLIAKVEQLSQKKYEGLLDNEKDIAIRVVVDHIRAVSFAIADGQLPSNTGAGYVIRRILRRAISYSYRFLDMKEAFLYELVAVLKNQMGAFFPEIEKQEKLVTEVIKEEENSFLKTIEHGLVRLENIIQETLKKGEKTLPGAEVFELYDTYGFPADLSRIIAEEKGLTVDEKGFDEEMEKQKQRSKKSSAQKVYDWVTLKDETESFVGYDQLEHKVFITKYRKLENKDGVFYQVVFNQTPFYAEGGGQVGDKGYIESEEGQFEVLDTKKENNLNISLIKDLPQAPEKEFTAVVDSRLRRNTQANHSATHLLHEALREVLGTHVEQKGSFVGADYLRFDFSHFSKMSDEEIALVEEKVNAKIKENISLQEYRNIPIQEALDKGAMALFGEKYGDNVRMIQFGSSKELCGGTHAKSTSEIGLFKIVSESSTAAGIRRIEAISSEKANAYFKELEEQMAQLSLVLKTKDVQKSVEKLLEENQKLKSELETIKKELAKNETADWKNQFVSKEGKNLLVKMTSLDAASVKDIVFQLKKEVSTSVIVILSDANDKPMISVGVSDDLGDSYNAGAIVKELAKEIQGGGGGNPGFATAGGKNLEGLPKAYEKAQCL, encoded by the coding sequence ATGACTTCACAGCAGATAAGACAGGCTTTTTTAGATTTTTTTAAAAGTAAAGAACACCTTATAGTGCCTTCCGCACCAATAGTATTGAAAGACGACCCTACACTGATGTTTTCTAATTCAGGAATGACACAGTTTAAGGATTATTTTTTAGGTTACAAAACACCTAAAGCTCCTAGAATTGCAGATACACAGAAATGTTTGCGTGTGTCTGGGAAACATAACGACTTAGACGATGTAGGGAGAGATACCTACCACCACACAATGTTCGAAATGCTAGGTAACTGGTCTTTTGGAAACTACTTTAAAAAGGAGGCGATTGCTTTTGCGTGGGAGCTACTTACGGAGGTTTATAAAATCCCAAAGGAAAACTTATATGTTACCATTTTTGAAGGTGATGCTACCGAAAATCTAGAGCGAGACCAAGAGGCATACAATTGTTGGAAGTCTTACATTGCTGAAGATAGAATTCTTAACGGAAATAAAAAGGATAACTTCTGGGAAATGGGCGAATCTGGACCTTGTGGACCTTGCTCGGAAATTCATATTGATTTAAGAAGTGAGGAGGAAAAGTCCAAAGTTTCAGGTAAAGATTTGGTAAACCAAGACCATCCGCAGGTTATAGAAGTGTGGAATCTTGTATTTATGGAGTTTAACCGCAAAGCTGATGGTAGCTTAGAGAAACTTCCTGCTCAACATGTGGATACAGGTATGGGCTTTGAAAGGTTGTGTATGGCATTACAAGGTAAAACTTCTAACTATGATACTGATGTCTTCACACCTTTGATTGCTAAAGTAGAGCAACTTTCTCAAAAAAAGTACGAAGGCTTATTAGATAATGAGAAAGATATTGCAATAAGAGTGGTAGTGGACCATATCCGAGCGGTATCTTTTGCTATTGCTGACGGTCAGTTGCCGTCTAACACGGGGGCAGGTTATGTTATCAGAAGAATTTTACGCCGTGCTATTTCTTACTCGTACCGTTTCTTAGATATGAAAGAGGCGTTCTTGTACGAACTCGTAGCGGTGCTTAAAAATCAGATGGGAGCATTTTTCCCAGAGATAGAAAAGCAAGAGAAATTGGTTACAGAAGTGATTAAAGAGGAGGAAAACTCATTCCTTAAAACCATAGAACACGGCTTAGTAAGGTTAGAGAATATTATTCAAGAAACGCTTAAAAAAGGTGAAAAAACATTACCTGGAGCAGAAGTTTTTGAGTTGTATGATACTTATGGTTTCCCTGCAGATTTGTCTAGAATTATAGCGGAGGAAAAAGGACTTACCGTGGACGAAAAGGGCTTTGATGAGGAAATGGAGAAACAAAAGCAGCGTTCTAAAAAGTCTTCGGCTCAGAAAGTGTACGATTGGGTTACTTTAAAAGATGAAACGGAGTCTTTTGTAGGTTATGACCAATTAGAACATAAAGTGTTCATCACGAAATACCGAAAATTAGAAAATAAAGATGGTGTATTCTACCAAGTAGTGTTTAACCAAACCCCTTTCTATGCAGAAGGTGGGGGACAAGTAGGAGATAAAGGTTATATAGAAAGCGAGGAAGGTCAGTTTGAAGTATTAGATACTAAAAAGGAGAATAACCTTAATATTTCCCTTATTAAAGATTTGCCACAAGCTCCAGAGAAAGAGTTTACAGCGGTTGTGGATAGCAGGTTGCGTAGAAATACACAAGCTAACCACTCTGCCACACACCTTTTACACGAGGCTCTAAGAGAGGTTTTGGGTACTCATGTGGAGCAGAAAGGTTCTTTCGTGGGAGCAGATTATTTAAGATTTGATTTTTCTCACTTTAGTAAAATGTCCGATGAGGAAATAGCTTTGGTAGAAGAAAAAGTAAACGCTAAAATTAAAGAGAATATTAGCTTACAAGAGTACAGAAATATCCCAATACAGGAAGCTCTAGATAAAGGAGCAATGGCTCTTTTTGGAGAAAAGTATGGGGATAATGTCAGAATGATTCAGTTCGGAAGTTCTAAAGAGTTGTGTGGTGGTACTCACGCTAAATCTACAAGCGAGATAGGTTTGTTCAAAATTGTTTCCGAAAGCTCTACTGCGGCAGGTATTCGTAGGATAGAGGCTATCTCTTCTGAAAAAGCAAATGCTTATTTTAAAGAGTTAGAGGAGCAAATGGCTCAACTTTCTCTTGTATTAAAAACTAAAGATGTTCAGAAATCAGTAGAGAAGTTGTTGGAGGAAAATCAGAAGTTGAAATCAGAATTAGAAACTATTAAAAAAGAGTTAGCTAAAAATGAAACGGCAGATTGGAAAAATCAGTTTGTTTCCAAGGAAGGTAAAAATCTATTAGTGAAAATGACTTCGCTAGATGCAGCATCGGTTAAAGATATTGTATTTCAGCTTAAAAAAGAAGTGTCTACTTCGGTAATAGTTATCCTTTCCGATGCTAATGATAAGCCAATGATAAGTGTAGGTGTTTCTGACGATTTAGGCGATAGCTATAATGCTGGAGCTATAGTGAAAGAGTTGGCTAAAGAGATACAAGGTGGTGGCGGTGGTAACCCAGGATTTGCCACAGCAGGTGGTAAAAACCTAGAAGGTTTACCAAAGGCTTACGAAAAAGCTCAATGTTTATAA
- a CDS encoding peptidylprolyl isomerase: MNYKHKITFLLSFFITLLSFNAHAQLKPGDLVDGIAAVVGNEIVLESDIEQQENYARQQGAQTANRCEFLEKVLSNKLLIYEAKKDTLIENHSEAIKQQAEAKYNELLAQFPSEKELLAAYKFRNSFEMKSAIEQIDTDQYYGQAKYQRITNGVNITPNEVTDFYNTYKGQLPMVKDEISLAKITLYPKLTKEHQQKLIDKLNQIKKDIEGGESFEKMARIYSEDPGSVATGGLYKNIAKGAMVKAFEAAALNLQEGELSKPIESEFGYHLIQLVKKSGKFYDARHILLKAEPNAEEIATAKKELNDIKKQIEEGKLTFKEAAYKYSDDKATKFNAGVISTPGGSDRLEKLDLPATYSYQIVGLKVGDITDAFEDVANRDKKVVSIIKVLEEIPAHTLDIATDYERIKNYALEQKKGKVMEKWIVEKLPDTFISIDGRYKSCQFDVDWNKQALTK, from the coding sequence ATGAACTATAAACATAAAATTACCTTCCTACTGAGTTTTTTTATCACATTACTTTCGTTTAACGCTCATGCACAGCTTAAACCTGGGGATTTAGTGGACGGGATAGCCGCAGTAGTAGGCAACGAAATAGTTTTAGAATCAGATATAGAACAGCAAGAGAATTACGCTCGTCAGCAAGGGGCACAAACAGCTAATAGATGTGAGTTCTTGGAAAAAGTATTAAGCAATAAGCTACTCATCTACGAAGCAAAGAAAGACACCTTAATAGAAAATCACTCTGAAGCTATTAAGCAACAGGCAGAAGCCAAGTATAACGAGCTTTTAGCACAATTCCCGTCAGAAAAGGAGCTTCTAGCTGCTTACAAATTCAGAAATTCATTTGAGATGAAGTCTGCAATAGAGCAAATTGATACTGACCAATATTACGGACAAGCGAAATATCAAAGAATTACTAACGGTGTTAACATCACACCAAACGAAGTTACCGATTTCTACAATACCTATAAGGGACAACTTCCTATGGTGAAAGACGAAATTTCGTTAGCAAAGATTACCCTTTATCCTAAATTAACAAAGGAGCATCAGCAAAAATTAATTGACAAACTTAACCAAATCAAGAAAGACATAGAAGGCGGTGAAAGTTTTGAAAAAATGGCAAGGATATATTCCGAAGACCCTGGGTCTGTTGCTACTGGAGGACTATACAAAAACATCGCAAAGGGAGCTATGGTAAAAGCTTTTGAAGCTGCTGCTCTCAATTTACAGGAAGGCGAACTTTCTAAACCTATAGAGTCTGAGTTTGGGTATCACCTTATACAGCTTGTTAAGAAAAGTGGTAAATTCTACGATGCCAGACATATACTACTAAAAGCAGAACCTAACGCTGAAGAAATAGCAACTGCCAAAAAAGAACTCAACGATATCAAAAAACAAATAGAAGAAGGTAAACTTACCTTTAAAGAAGCAGCTTACAAATACTCTGATGATAAGGCTACCAAATTTAATGCAGGTGTTATCTCTACACCTGGAGGTTCTGACAGATTGGAAAAACTTGACTTACCTGCTACTTACAGCTATCAGATTGTGGGTCTAAAGGTAGGAGATATTACAGATGCATTTGAAGATGTAGCCAATAGAGATAAAAAAGTGGTAAGCATTATCAAAGTTTTAGAAGAGATTCCAGCCCATACACTTGATATAGCTACAGACTATGAAAGAATAAAAAATTATGCTCTAGAACAAAAAAAGGGCAAGGTAATGGAGAAATGGATTGTTGAAAAACTACCAGATACTTTCATATCTATTGATGGGCGTTACAAATCTTGCCAATTTGATGTAGATTGGAACAAACAGGCTCTTACCAAATAA
- a CDS encoding PfkB family carbohydrate kinase, whose amino-acid sequence MKLLAVGTVAFDAIETPFGKTDKTLGGAATYIGLAASVMEASVGLVSVVGGDFPQEELDMMLRKNINIDGIEIIPNGKTFFWSGKYHSDLNVRDTVSTELNVLENFDPKIPEKAQEAEVLLLGNLHPAVQMSVLNKMKKRPKLVILDTMNFWMKHTWDLLLDIISKIDIICINDEEARQLSGEYSLVKAAQKIRKMGPQFVIIKKGEHGALLFDKNQIFAIPALPLEDVFDPTGAGDSFAGGFAAHLAKTQDYSFENMKTALMMGSAIASFTVEKFGTERLANISETMLKERIQEFKRLTAFEVKL is encoded by the coding sequence ATGAAACTTTTAGCTGTAGGAACTGTTGCTTTTGATGCCATAGAAACCCCTTTTGGAAAAACCGACAAAACACTAGGTGGTGCTGCCACTTATATAGGATTAGCCGCTTCTGTAATGGAAGCTAGTGTAGGGCTGGTTTCTGTGGTAGGAGGAGATTTCCCTCAAGAAGAATTAGATATGATGCTGCGTAAAAACATCAATATTGATGGAATAGAAATTATCCCTAACGGAAAAACCTTCTTTTGGTCAGGGAAATACCACAGTGACTTAAATGTTAGAGATACCGTATCCACAGAGCTGAATGTTCTCGAAAACTTTGACCCCAAAATCCCAGAAAAAGCTCAAGAAGCAGAGGTATTACTATTAGGGAATTTACACCCTGCGGTACAAATGTCAGTTCTTAACAAAATGAAAAAACGCCCCAAGCTCGTTATCCTGGACACTATGAACTTTTGGATGAAGCATACTTGGGATTTGTTATTAGACATTATTTCTAAAATAGACATCATTTGCATTAACGACGAAGAGGCTAGACAACTTTCTGGAGAATATTCTTTAGTAAAAGCCGCTCAGAAAATCCGAAAGATGGGACCTCAATTTGTCATCATTAAAAAAGGAGAGCACGGAGCTTTACTCTTTGATAAAAACCAAATCTTTGCAATTCCTGCTTTACCTTTAGAAGATGTGTTTGACCCTACAGGTGCGGGAGACTCTTTTGCGGGAGGTTTTGCAGCCCACCTTGCTAAAACCCAAGATTACAGCTTTGAAAATATGAAAACCGCTCTAATGATGGGCTCTGCTATTGCTTCTTTTACGGTAGAAAAATTCGGTACAGAAAGACTTGCCAATATATCAGAAACTATGCTTAAAGAAAGAATACAAGAATTTAAAAGGTTAACTGCCTTTGAAGTAAAACTTTAA
- the gldD gene encoding gliding motility lipoprotein GldD gives MFKVITLSIILVFTLIGCKGETLPKPKGELRLEYPKAHYQPFNNTCSYTFEFSDFAKVTPAKQRECWFNLSYPKMKANVFLTYFPIRNDFQLHVKEAEKMVYEHTIKASAIETKSFSYPEKRVFGNFYELKGESASNIQFFITDSTHHFITGNLYFNSRPKPDSLAPAVEYIKTDILHLIETFQWKK, from the coding sequence ATGTTTAAAGTTATCACACTTTCCATTATCTTGGTCTTTACTCTCATCGGATGTAAAGGCGAAACCTTACCCAAACCTAAAGGAGAACTCCGCTTAGAGTATCCTAAAGCACATTATCAACCCTTTAACAATACTTGTAGTTATACTTTTGAGTTCTCGGATTTTGCTAAAGTAACACCTGCTAAACAGAGAGAATGTTGGTTTAACCTCAGCTATCCTAAAATGAAAGCTAATGTGTTTTTAACCTACTTCCCTATAAGAAACGACTTTCAACTACACGTAAAGGAAGCTGAAAAAATGGTTTACGAACACACCATAAAAGCCAGTGCCATAGAAACCAAATCTTTTAGCTATCCTGAAAAAAGAGTATTTGGCAACTTTTATGAACTAAAGGGCGAGTCTGCATCTAACATTCAGTTTTTTATCACAGATAGCACTCACCATTTTATAACAGGGAATTTATATTTTAACTCTCGCCCCAAACCAGATTCTCTTGCCCCTGCGGTAGAATACATAAAAACAGATATACTCCACTTGATAGAAACCTTCCAGTGGAAGAAATAA
- the mutY gene encoding A/G-specific adenine glycosylase yields the protein MKTNKQNPDFLNIGFRILQWYKQNARDLPWRATTNPYNIWICEIILQQTQVQQGLQHYLNFVARFPDVKSLAEADTDEVLLYWKGLGYYSRAINLQYAARQIMQDFGGKFPTEYQDILKLKGIGKYTAAAICSISYQLPYPAIDGNFYRVFSRFFADDFDISKSNAFDYFSELTKDLIPKDNPGDFNQAIMDLGSGICKPKQPSCELCPLSKDCIASNTGTIDKFPVKIKKVKTEDIKLKYYFIHHNDFFVVKKRDRSSIWKNLYDFPEFLPKHLEEYISNHNTVKHKLTHKNLEIEFIAVSVPNIELLEQLAHDHNFNFVDYESSQQKSFPKPLENYIDKTFNK from the coding sequence TTGAAAACAAACAAACAAAACCCTGATTTTCTAAACATTGGCTTTAGAATACTCCAATGGTACAAACAAAACGCTAGAGACCTACCTTGGAGAGCTACTACAAACCCTTATAATATATGGATTTGTGAGATTATTTTACAACAAACCCAAGTACAGCAAGGGCTTCAGCATTACCTTAATTTTGTAGCCAGATTTCCTGATGTAAAATCTTTAGCAGAAGCCGATACAGACGAAGTACTTCTCTACTGGAAAGGCTTAGGCTACTACTCTAGAGCCATCAATCTACAATATGCTGCTAGGCAAATTATGCAAGATTTTGGAGGAAAATTCCCTACCGAATACCAAGACATTCTAAAACTAAAAGGTATAGGAAAATACACCGCCGCTGCCATTTGCAGTATATCATACCAGTTGCCCTACCCTGCCATAGATGGTAATTTTTACCGTGTCTTCTCTAGATTTTTCGCTGATGATTTTGACATTTCAAAATCTAATGCGTTTGATTATTTTTCGGAACTTACCAAAGACCTCATTCCTAAAGATAACCCTGGGGATTTCAACCAAGCAATTATGGACTTAGGCTCTGGCATTTGCAAACCTAAACAGCCTTCGTGTGAGCTTTGTCCTTTAAGTAAAGATTGTATCGCTTCTAATACGGGGACAATAGATAAATTCCCTGTTAAAATAAAGAAGGTAAAAACCGAAGACATAAAACTAAAATACTACTTTATCCACCACAATGATTTTTTTGTAGTAAAGAAACGCGACCGCTCTTCTATTTGGAAAAATCTTTATGATTTTCCAGAATTTTTACCTAAACATTTAGAAGAATACATCTCCAATCATAATACCGTTAAACACAAACTCACACACAAAAATTTAGAAATAGAATTTATTGCCGTTAGTGTACCCAATATTGAACTATTGGAACAACTTGCTCACGACCATAATTTCAATTTTGTGGATTATGAAAGTTCGCAACAAAAATCGTTTCCGAAACCTTTAGAAAACTACATTGATAAAACTTTCAACAAATAG
- a CDS encoding HU family DNA-binding protein: MTKAELVNTISNKLGIEKNDTQKVIEAFMQEIRGSLYEGNNVYLRGFGSFIIKTRAAKTGRNISKNTAIEIPAHNIPAFKPSKSFAERVKTKVPVKD; the protein is encoded by the coding sequence ATGACAAAAGCAGAATTGGTAAATACCATATCGAACAAGTTGGGTATTGAGAAGAATGATACGCAGAAAGTAATAGAGGCTTTTATGCAGGAGATAAGAGGTTCTCTTTATGAAGGTAATAATGTTTACTTAAGAGGTTTTGGATCTTTCATTATTAAGACTCGTGCTGCTAAAACAGGAAGAAATATCTCTAAAAATACAGCTATAGAAATTCCTGCACATAACATTCCAGCGTTTAAACCATCTAAATCTTTTGCAGAAAGAGTAAAAACTAAAGTTCCAGTAAAGGATTAA
- a CDS encoding Rne/Rng family ribonuclease → MKKELLISNEGGASKIALIEDGRLFELHEQEQESDFVVGDIFLGKIKKLAPNLNAAFVNIGYDKDAFLHYQDLGPQYLTYRKFLNETLFKRKNDSSLKNFPIEKALDKNGMVDSVLAKDDVVLLQVTKEPISTKGARISTQVSLTGRFLVLIPFDQKVSVSKKIKDSAERERLRTLIESIKPEGFGVIIRTVAEGKKVAELHNDMNQLVQKWETCFKNIQRGKVPSKILSEEEKASAILRDNFNADFVSIICDDEDMVQEMKNYLEVIAPERKNIVEFYDHHIPLLEYYNVEKQLKQSFGKHVNIPSSKGAYLVIEHTEALHVIDVNSGNNITAGSQANKEHAFNVNRMAATEIARQLRLRDMGGIIVVDFIDMRDAEHRRELYEHLKNEMKRDKARHKILPPSKFGLIQITRQRVRSETVIETKEENPNKDGEILAPVVIVEKMTEVLKGLMQKEKGRLYLHTHPFVEAYLTKGLMSIQTKWYLKYKKWVTIIPRDSFKYLEYRVYNSQKQELASFSN, encoded by the coding sequence ATGAAAAAAGAACTGCTAATATCTAACGAAGGCGGTGCTTCTAAGATTGCATTGATAGAAGACGGACGCTTATTTGAGCTACACGAACAAGAACAAGAGAGTGATTTTGTTGTAGGAGATATTTTCCTCGGAAAGATTAAAAAGCTAGCACCTAACCTTAATGCCGCTTTTGTAAATATAGGCTATGATAAAGATGCCTTTTTGCATTATCAGGACTTAGGACCGCAGTATCTTACCTATCGTAAATTTCTCAACGAGACTTTATTTAAACGGAAAAACGACTCAAGTCTAAAGAATTTCCCTATAGAAAAAGCGTTGGATAAAAACGGTATGGTAGATAGCGTTTTGGCTAAGGACGATGTAGTTTTGCTACAAGTAACCAAAGAGCCTATCTCTACCAAGGGAGCTAGAATTTCTACCCAAGTTTCTCTTACGGGGCGTTTTTTAGTATTGATACCATTTGACCAAAAAGTTTCGGTATCAAAGAAAATTAAAGACTCGGCGGAGAGAGAACGCCTAAGAACGCTTATAGAAAGCATCAAACCAGAAGGTTTCGGTGTAATTATAAGAACCGTAGCGGAGGGTAAAAAAGTAGCTGAGCTTCATAATGATATGAACCAGTTGGTTCAGAAGTGGGAGACTTGCTTTAAGAACATACAACGAGGCAAAGTACCTTCTAAAATCCTAAGCGAGGAAGAAAAAGCGTCTGCTATCCTAAGGGATAATTTTAATGCAGATTTTGTAAGCATCATCTGTGATGATGAGGATATGGTGCAAGAAATGAAAAATTACCTAGAGGTAATTGCACCAGAGAGAAAAAATATAGTGGAGTTTTATGACCATCATATCCCACTATTAGAATACTATAATGTAGAAAAACAGCTTAAGCAGAGTTTTGGTAAGCATGTTAATATTCCTAGCTCCAAAGGAGCCTATTTGGTTATAGAACATACAGAAGCACTACATGTAATAGATGTAAATTCTGGAAACAATATAACCGCAGGAAGCCAAGCCAATAAAGAGCATGCCTTTAATGTAAACAGAATGGCAGCTACAGAGATTGCGAGACAGCTAAGGCTTAGAGATATGGGAGGCATTATAGTAGTAGATTTCATAGATATGAGAGATGCCGAGCATCGTAGAGAGCTTTACGAGCATCTTAAAAATGAAATGAAACGAGATAAGGCAAGACATAAGATTTTGCCACCTAGTAAATTTGGGTTGATACAAATTACAAGGCAAAGGGTTCGTTCTGAAACGGTGATAGAAACCAAGGAAGAAAACCCAAATAAAGACGGTGAAATTTTAGCACCAGTAGTCATTGTAGAGAAAATGACGGAAGTCCTAAAAGGACTTATGCAAAAAGAAAAAGGAAGGCTTTATCTGCACACCCATCCGTTTGTGGAGGCTTACCTTACCAAAGGTCTTATGAGTATACAGACCAAATGGTACTTAAAGTACAAAAAGTGGGTAACTATTATCCCGAGAGACTCTTTCAAATATTTAGAATATAGGGTTTACAATAGCCAAAAACAAGAGTTAGCGAGTTTCTCAAATTAA